A single genomic interval of Porphyromonas sp. oral taxon 275 harbors:
- a CDS encoding helix-turn-helix domain-containing protein: MQRQDYIKQLIAHSKHNIFLTGKAGTGKTTLLRQIIQETYKACVVAAPTGIAALNAGGVTLHSLLQLPLGTFIPDSSARLPEQGQQLFVTPATLRRHVHLREQKVRLLQAMELLIIDEVSMLRADTLDMVDTLLRSVRRSPLPFGGVQLLFIGDMLQLPPVVKPQEQERLRLYYESNFFFDAQVLRQYPPIHVQLEKVYRQQDQRFVTLLNHLRYNETTPSERAWLESRVRRSFDPSRTEGYVCLTTHNQRAEEINRHALEELPGAYQDYHAQISGDFPEQLYPVDPMLSLKVGTRVMLIKNDSETPRRYYNGSLATVEEMSGEELLLRLETGEVIEAPVYTWHNERYGLDEETGDMQPEVIGTFKHYPLRLAWAITIHKSQGLTFERAAIDLEAVFSSGQAYVALSRLRSPEGLILISELDRGHQIAVPSRLLAYEGTAASDSQLADCLSSAQRDYWQEQTLAAFRWAGCAQRFRTHAFSYHIESERSAKSSFGDWAAEVSATIEELHQIAERFVLQLQQLWASGEGALEAVALRIEEAAAYFVPRWREVMRSLLEVQRKVRGMRKVKEFQAELDELHGQLIQTLRGLFRIQGIMQALRAGQPLLREQLDIDGRLKRWLEGIYSEFKTPYIVPESKEGSAGKGKGAKQEQATTTGEPKVSTQEQTLALLRSGKSLNQIAKARELAPSTIAGHIAQLMERGLLSEREAGIKPAIYDELAPHFEHMRGEQGFKAIYEATEGSYSYQELRLYHAAFLHRQRVAAAKAKARELAEQRLFE; this comes from the coding sequence ATGCAGCGACAAGACTATATCAAGCAGCTCATAGCCCACAGCAAGCACAACATATTCCTCACCGGGAAGGCGGGAACGGGGAAGACGACTCTACTGCGGCAGATCATCCAGGAGACCTACAAGGCCTGTGTCGTCGCCGCCCCCACGGGCATAGCTGCGCTCAACGCAGGCGGCGTGACGCTGCACTCGCTCCTCCAGCTGCCGCTGGGGACCTTCATCCCCGACAGTAGCGCCCGGCTGCCCGAGCAGGGGCAGCAGCTCTTCGTCACCCCCGCCACCCTACGCCGCCACGTACATCTACGCGAGCAGAAGGTGCGGCTGCTGCAGGCCATGGAGCTGCTGATCATCGACGAGGTGAGTATGCTGCGTGCCGACACCCTCGATATGGTGGATACGCTGCTGAGGAGCGTGCGGCGCTCGCCCCTCCCCTTCGGCGGCGTACAGCTGCTCTTCATCGGGGATATGCTGCAGCTGCCCCCCGTGGTCAAGCCCCAGGAGCAGGAGCGACTACGGCTCTACTACGAGAGCAACTTCTTCTTCGACGCGCAGGTGCTCAGGCAGTACCCACCCATCCATGTGCAGCTGGAGAAGGTCTACCGCCAGCAGGATCAGCGCTTCGTGACGCTGCTAAATCATCTGCGCTACAATGAGACGACGCCCAGCGAGCGAGCCTGGCTGGAGAGCCGTGTGCGCCGCAGCTTCGACCCCAGCCGCACCGAGGGCTATGTCTGCCTGACGACGCACAATCAGCGGGCTGAGGAGATCAACCGCCACGCCCTCGAGGAGCTCCCCGGCGCCTATCAGGACTACCACGCCCAGATCTCGGGCGACTTCCCCGAGCAGCTCTACCCCGTCGACCCCATGCTCTCGCTCAAGGTCGGGACGCGCGTCATGCTCATCAAGAACGACAGCGAGACGCCCCGCCGCTACTACAACGGCAGTCTAGCGACCGTGGAGGAGATGAGCGGCGAGGAGCTGCTGCTACGCCTCGAGACGGGCGAGGTGATCGAGGCACCCGTCTACACCTGGCACAACGAGCGCTACGGCCTCGACGAGGAGACGGGGGACATGCAACCCGAGGTCATCGGCACCTTCAAGCACTACCCGCTGCGCCTGGCGTGGGCTATCACCATACACAAGAGTCAGGGCTTGACCTTCGAGCGGGCGGCCATCGACCTCGAGGCCGTCTTCTCCTCGGGCCAAGCCTACGTAGCCCTCTCCCGTCTACGCAGTCCCGAGGGGCTCATCCTCATCTCGGAGCTCGACCGCGGGCATCAGATCGCGGTACCCTCACGCCTGCTGGCCTACGAGGGGACTGCGGCCAGCGACAGCCAGCTGGCCGACTGCCTCTCATCCGCCCAGCGTGACTACTGGCAGGAGCAGACCCTCGCAGCCTTCCGCTGGGCTGGCTGTGCCCAGCGCTTCCGCACCCACGCCTTCAGCTACCATATAGAGAGCGAGCGCAGCGCCAAGAGCAGCTTCGGGGACTGGGCAGCTGAGGTGAGCGCCACCATCGAGGAGCTCCATCAGATCGCCGAGCGCTTCGTCCTGCAGCTGCAGCAGCTCTGGGCGAGCGGGGAGGGGGCGCTGGAGGCCGTCGCCCTACGCATCGAGGAGGCAGCAGCCTACTTCGTCCCCCGCTGGCGTGAGGTCATGCGGAGCCTGCTGGAGGTACAGCGCAAGGTCAGAGGCATGCGCAAGGTCAAGGAGTTCCAGGCCGAGCTCGACGAGCTGCACGGCCAACTGATCCAGACGCTGCGCGGGCTCTTCCGCATCCAGGGCATCATGCAGGCCCTCCGTGCTGGACAGCCGCTCCTGCGGGAGCAGCTCGACATCGACGGGCGGCTCAAGCGTTGGCTCGAGGGCATCTACAGCGAGTTCAAGACGCCCTACATCGTCCCCGAGAGCAAGGAGGGCAGCGCCGGCAAGGGTAAGGGCGCGAAGCAAGAGCAGGCTACCACGACTGGCGAGCCCAAGGTCAGTACCCAGGAGCAGACCCTCGCACTGCTCCGCTCAGGCAAGAGCCTCAACCAGATCGCCAAGGCGCGCGAGCTCGCTCCCTCCACCATCGCGGGGCACATCGCCCAGCTGATGGAGCGCGGCCTACTGAGCGAGCGCGAGGCGGGCATCAAGCCCGCGATCTACGACGAGCTCGCTCCGCACTTCGAGCACATGCGCGGCGAGCAGGGCTTCAAGGCAATCTACGAGGCTACCGAGGGTAGCTACAGCTATCAGGAGCTCCGCCTCTATCACGCTGCCTTCCTCCATCGTCAGCGTGTCGCAGCAGCCAAGGCTAAGGCTCGCGAGCTGGCTGAGCAGCGGCTATTTGAATAA
- a CDS encoding trimeric intracellular cation channel family protein, which translates to MQLEQIVDVNDFVNWCDYLGTLAFAISGIRLAAAKGFDWFGAYVVGFVTAVGGGTIRDILLDIKPFWLVQPSYLVITGLALLFTIVFRRHVVRLNHSLFFFDAVGLGLFVVVGVAKSYAAAFPWWVAIVMGTVTGSFGGLIRDILISETPLIFRTDFYASACLLGAVIYVLLAHYTGMSIEWVQFISACSVLLFRVLAVALHIKVPTFDPSTIEHEEEQG; encoded by the coding sequence ATGCAGCTTGAGCAAATCGTTGACGTCAACGACTTCGTCAACTGGTGCGACTACCTCGGCACGCTTGCCTTTGCCATCAGTGGTATCCGACTGGCGGCCGCTAAGGGCTTCGACTGGTTCGGTGCCTACGTCGTCGGCTTCGTCACGGCCGTGGGCGGGGGGACGATCCGCGACATTCTCCTAGACATCAAGCCCTTCTGGCTGGTGCAGCCCTCCTACCTCGTCATCACGGGGCTGGCGCTACTCTTCACCATAGTCTTCAGGCGCCACGTGGTGCGGCTCAATCACTCGCTCTTCTTCTTCGACGCCGTGGGGCTCGGCCTCTTCGTCGTCGTAGGGGTAGCGAAGTCCTACGCCGCGGCCTTCCCCTGGTGGGTTGCCATCGTCATGGGGACGGTGACAGGCTCCTTCGGCGGGCTCATCCGTGACATCCTCATCAGCGAGACGCCGCTGATCTTCCGCACGGACTTCTACGCCTCGGCCTGCCTCCTCGGGGCAGTGATCTACGTGCTGCTGGCGCACTATACGGGGATGTCCATCGAGTGGGTGCAGTTCATCTCGGCCTGCTCGGTGCTCCTCTTCCGCGTGCTGGCCGTCGCCCTGCATATCAAGGTGCCGACCTTCGACCCCTCGACCATAGAGCACGAGGAGGAGCAAGGCTAG
- the panB gene encoding 3-methyl-2-oxobutanoate hydroxymethyltransferase, whose amino-acid sequence MKQSGELISMLTAYDYTMARLLDSAGVDILLVGDSAANVMAGHSTTLPITLDQMIYHGASVVRGVRRAFVVVDMPFGSYQVSAQQALSSAIRIMKETGCDALKLEGGSPELIDTVRQLTTVGIPVVGHLGLTPQSVHQLGGYRLQGRDSAQASAIQSQAEALERAGCCALVLEKVPARLAAMIAQQLSIPVIGIGAGADVDGQVLVSQDMLGMEESFSPKFLRRFGAVGAAIRQATSDYIAAVKERSFPTIDESY is encoded by the coding sequence ATGAAGCAGTCGGGCGAGCTCATCAGTATGCTCACCGCCTACGACTACACCATGGCGCGCCTCCTCGATAGCGCGGGTGTGGACATCCTCCTCGTAGGGGACTCCGCAGCCAATGTCATGGCAGGTCACAGCACCACTCTACCCATCACCCTCGACCAGATGATCTACCACGGCGCCTCCGTCGTGCGCGGGGTGCGGCGTGCCTTCGTCGTCGTAGATATGCCCTTCGGTAGCTATCAGGTCTCCGCCCAGCAGGCCCTCAGCTCTGCTATCCGCATCATGAAGGAGACGGGCTGTGATGCCCTCAAGCTCGAGGGCGGCTCCCCCGAGCTCATCGACACCGTGCGCCAGCTCACCACCGTGGGTATCCCCGTGGTCGGGCATCTCGGGCTGACGCCCCAGTCCGTCCACCAGCTCGGCGGCTACCGCCTGCAGGGGCGCGACAGCGCCCAGGCCAGCGCCATCCAGTCGCAGGCCGAGGCACTGGAGCGTGCAGGCTGCTGCGCCCTCGTGCTGGAGAAGGTACCTGCACGCCTGGCGGCGATGATCGCCCAGCAGCTCTCCATCCCCGTCATCGGCATCGGGGCGGGGGCAGATGTAGATGGTCAGGTACTGGTCTCGCAGGACATGCTCGGGATGGAGGAGAGCTTCAGCCCGAAGTTCCTACGCCGCTTCGGTGCCGTGGGCGCGGCCATACGCCAGGCCACGAGCGACTACATCGCTGCCGTCAAGGAGCGCAGCTTCCCCACGATCGACGAGTCCTATTAG
- the guaA gene encoding glutamine-hydrolyzing GMP synthase, with product MQEKILILDFGSQTTQLIGRRLRELNTYCEIVPYNKLPQDLTGIAGIILSGSPYSVYDAEAFRTELAAIRGQRPLLGICYGAQSLVHQAGGQVEPCDSREYGRAHLTLHHANDPLLKGLTPGSTVWMSHGDTITTLPKGFRIIASTEDVPAAAFRIDGEHTWGVQFHPEAFHSEEGTKLLGNFLELTGIKGNWSPASFVEATVAELQAQLGDDKVILALSGGVDSSVTAVLLHKAIGKNLTCIFVDHGLLRKGEFESVLRDYEHLGLNVIGVNARDKFLSALKGVTDPEEKRKIIGRGFIEVFDEEAHKLKDIKWLGQGTIYPDVIESLSITGTVIKSHHNVGGLPERMKLKLVEPLRLLFKDEVRRVGLEMGMQEHLIKRQPFPGPGLGIRILGEITAEKVEILQNADDIYMTMMRQWGLYDEVWQAGAILLPIRSVGVMGDERTYEYTIALRAVTSTDAMSADWAHLPYEFLAKVSGEIINKVRGVNRVVYDISSKPPSTIEWE from the coding sequence ATGCAGGAGAAGATACTCATCCTTGACTTCGGCTCACAGACCACACAGCTCATCGGGCGTCGCCTCAGAGAGCTCAATACCTACTGTGAGATCGTCCCCTACAACAAGCTCCCCCAGGACCTCACGGGTATCGCGGGGATCATCCTCTCGGGTAGCCCCTATTCGGTCTACGATGCGGAGGCCTTCCGCACCGAGCTCGCAGCCATCCGTGGCCAGCGCCCCCTGCTAGGCATCTGCTATGGCGCTCAGAGCCTCGTCCATCAGGCTGGCGGTCAGGTAGAGCCCTGCGATAGCCGCGAGTATGGACGTGCCCACCTGACGCTACACCATGCCAACGACCCGCTGCTGAAGGGACTGACCCCAGGCAGCACCGTATGGATGTCGCACGGCGATACCATCACGACGCTGCCCAAGGGCTTCCGCATCATCGCCAGCACGGAGGATGTACCCGCAGCGGCCTTCCGCATCGACGGCGAGCATACCTGGGGCGTACAGTTCCACCCCGAGGCCTTCCACTCCGAGGAGGGGACGAAGTTGCTCGGCAACTTCCTTGAGCTCACGGGCATCAAGGGCAACTGGTCGCCTGCCTCCTTCGTCGAGGCTACGGTGGCCGAGCTCCAAGCGCAGCTGGGCGACGACAAGGTCATCCTCGCACTCTCGGGCGGTGTCGACTCCTCGGTGACGGCCGTGCTGCTGCACAAGGCCATTGGCAAGAACCTCACCTGTATCTTCGTCGACCACGGCCTGCTACGCAAGGGCGAGTTCGAGAGCGTCCTGCGCGACTACGAGCACCTGGGGCTGAACGTCATCGGCGTCAATGCTCGGGACAAGTTCCTCAGCGCCCTGAAGGGCGTCACCGACCCCGAGGAGAAGCGCAAGATCATCGGCCGCGGCTTCATCGAGGTCTTCGATGAGGAGGCGCACAAGCTCAAGGACATCAAGTGGCTCGGTCAGGGCACCATCTACCCCGACGTCATCGAGTCGCTCAGCATCACGGGGACGGTCATCAAGAGCCACCACAACGTAGGCGGCCTGCCCGAGCGCATGAAGCTCAAGCTCGTCGAGCCGCTGCGCCTGCTCTTCAAGGACGAGGTACGCCGCGTAGGCCTGGAGATGGGCATGCAGGAGCACCTCATCAAGCGCCAGCCCTTCCCCGGCCCTGGCCTCGGCATCCGCATCCTGGGCGAGATCACGGCTGAGAAGGTGGAGATCCTCCAGAATGCCGACGACATCTACATGACGATGATGCGCCAGTGGGGGCTCTACGACGAGGTCTGGCAGGCAGGAGCCATCCTGCTGCCCATTCGCTCGGTCGGCGTGATGGGTGATGAGCGTACCTACGAGTACACCATCGCACTGCGTGCTGTCACCAGCACGGACGCGATGAGTGCCGACTGGGCCCACCTCCCCTACGAGTTCCTGGCGAAGGTCTCGGGCGAGATCATCAATAAGGTGCGCGGCGTCAACCGCGTCGTCTACGATATCTCCTCCAAGCCACCCAGCACCATCGAGTGGGAGTAA
- a CDS encoding glycosyltransferase family 2 protein: MMNQHGISVIIHTYNAEQHLERVLQSVAGFDELIVCDMESTDATLAIAERHGCRILTFPRGEHRIAEPARQFAIDRASCDWILTVDADELVSPELRDYLYAHIASEQPAAGLYLARRNYFMGRFLHAAYPDYVLRFFRREQTTWAPYVHTLPVVVGEVAHIDKRRYELALEHLANDSVAVILRKTNDYSDNEQIKRSGKRYGVAALFLRPMVRFTKSYFIKGGCRDGVPGLIHALLDGVYQLVMVAKNIERRQGKP; the protein is encoded by the coding sequence ATGATGAATCAGCACGGAATATCGGTCATTATCCACACCTACAATGCGGAGCAGCACCTGGAGCGTGTGCTCCAGTCGGTCGCGGGCTTCGACGAGCTCATCGTCTGCGATATGGAGAGCACGGATGCGACACTCGCCATCGCCGAGCGGCATGGCTGCCGCATCCTCACCTTCCCGCGTGGGGAGCATAGGATCGCCGAGCCAGCCCGCCAGTTCGCCATCGACCGTGCCAGCTGTGACTGGATCCTGACCGTCGACGCCGACGAGCTCGTGAGCCCCGAGCTGCGGGACTACCTCTACGCGCATATCGCCTCGGAGCAGCCTGCCGCGGGGCTATATCTAGCGCGGCGCAACTACTTCATGGGGCGCTTCCTGCACGCAGCCTATCCCGACTACGTGCTGCGCTTCTTCCGCCGCGAGCAGACGACCTGGGCGCCCTATGTGCATACGCTGCCCGTAGTCGTCGGCGAGGTAGCGCACATCGACAAGCGGCGGTACGAGCTGGCGCTGGAGCATCTAGCCAACGACTCGGTCGCGGTCATCCTACGCAAGACCAACGACTACTCTGACAACGAGCAGATCAAGCGCTCGGGCAAGCGCTACGGCGTCGCGGCGCTCTTCCTGCGCCCGATGGTGCGCTTCACCAAGTCCTACTTCATCAAGGGGGGCTGCCGCGACGGCGTCCCTGGACTCATCCATGCCCTGCTGGACGGCGTCTACCAGCTGGTGATGGTGGCCAAGAACATCGAGCGTCGTCAGGGCAAGCCTTAG
- a CDS encoding glycosyltransferase — protein MQPLRLTFLITSLRDGGIETVLLEYLQHLAEDPRYRLTLAIASYMGDLEVYRERIPEGVRVCYLVQAAPLVYVPQQRARRRLGGAIKLCDQLLANPLRRWLVQRGIQRLEAETDIFVDFDTCAYSYLRSIGRPKVAFLHFSLEQLMQQNARRMQRIGRMLPLYDRVVCISEAMRAEAEQLFPELGSRLRVLYNPKDVARLRQRASELPEDPRIQRPYLLAVERLEESQKDLSTLLRAYALLQRDYGVEEQLYIIGKGGSEGELRQLAEELGIAGSVCFLGFISNPYPWIQRCRLMVHSAKFEGLPTVMIEGLLLGKLIVASDCPTGPREILEGGAAGMLVPVGDASAFASAIHRLLTDEAYARELACGAALAAGRFTFETIAPQLDELFLGLAEGKA, from the coding sequence ATGCAGCCCCTACGATTGACCTTCCTCATCACCAGCCTACGCGACGGCGGCATCGAGACGGTGCTGCTGGAGTACCTCCAGCACCTAGCGGAGGATCCGCGCTACCGTCTGACGCTAGCCATCGCTAGCTATATGGGAGATCTGGAGGTCTATAGGGAGCGCATCCCCGAGGGCGTGCGGGTATGCTATCTCGTCCAGGCGGCTCCACTGGTCTACGTGCCGCAGCAGCGTGCACGCCGTAGGCTGGGGGGCGCCATCAAGCTCTGTGACCAGCTGCTGGCGAACCCGCTGCGGCGCTGGCTCGTGCAGCGTGGCATCCAGCGCCTCGAGGCGGAGACGGATATCTTCGTGGACTTCGATACCTGTGCCTACAGCTATCTGCGCTCCATCGGGCGGCCGAAGGTCGCCTTCCTGCACTTCAGTCTCGAGCAGCTCATGCAGCAGAATGCCCGCCGCATGCAGCGTATCGGGCGTATGCTCCCGCTCTACGATCGTGTCGTCTGTATCTCGGAGGCCATGCGCGCTGAGGCCGAGCAGCTCTTCCCAGAGCTGGGGTCTCGCCTGCGCGTGCTCTACAATCCCAAGGACGTCGCGCGCCTTCGGCAGCGCGCCTCGGAGCTGCCCGAGGATCCGCGCATCCAGCGTCCCTACCTGCTGGCAGTGGAGCGACTGGAGGAGTCGCAGAAGGACCTCAGCACGCTGCTGCGCGCCTATGCCCTGCTCCAGAGGGACTACGGAGTCGAGGAGCAGCTCTATATCATAGGGAAGGGGGGATCGGAGGGCGAGCTGCGGCAGCTCGCAGAGGAGCTCGGGATAGCAGGCTCAGTGTGTTTTCTAGGCTTCATCAGCAACCCCTATCCCTGGATCCAGCGCTGTCGCCTCATGGTGCACAGCGCGAAGTTCGAGGGGCTACCTACGGTCATGATCGAGGGGCTCCTGCTGGGCAAGCTCATTGTGGCGAGCGACTGCCCTACGGGGCCTCGCGAGATCCTCGAGGGGGGAGCAGCAGGGATGCTGGTGCCTGTGGGGGATGCCTCGGCCTTCGCCAGCGCCATCCATCGCCTCCTGACGGACGAGGCCTATGCTCGAGAGCTCGCCTGTGGGGCAGCGCTCGCGGCGGGGCGCTTCACCTTCGAGACCATCGCCCCCCAGCTCGACGAGCTCTTCCTTGGGCTAGCTGAGGGAAAGGCTTAG
- a CDS encoding glycosyltransferase family 2 protein codes for MDAPLVSVIVPNYNYARYLEERLESILTQRFQDFELILLDDCSTDESRSILERYASHPKVSHYVPNEQNSGSPFAQWERGLELARGRYVWIAESDDSCTPELLDRLVAALEAQPDAVLAYCGSLQVDEHGERLPRDYDRWQEDQQLYTYSSYYYLRHRLSRENSIYNASMVVFRREAWLRLEGKAYLGMRSCGDWLFWIKLVEQGAVLELRSKLNRFRQHTQRVTVRSDQSGARLSEHVAITRYLNAHGYPSRWEQRLRRGHLYKQTLRLNRDKASRTHALQELHRAIGATRADYILERIYKVVRELSRKKG; via the coding sequence ATGGACGCCCCCCTCGTCTCGGTCATCGTGCCGAACTACAACTATGCGCGCTACCTCGAGGAGCGCCTCGAGAGCATCCTCACGCAGCGCTTTCAGGACTTCGAGCTCATCCTGCTGGACGACTGCTCCACCGACGAGAGCCGCAGCATCCTAGAGCGCTACGCCTCCCATCCCAAGGTCAGCCACTACGTCCCCAACGAGCAGAACAGCGGCAGCCCCTTCGCTCAGTGGGAGCGGGGCCTCGAGCTGGCGCGTGGCCGCTACGTATGGATCGCGGAGAGTGACGACAGCTGCACGCCCGAGCTGCTGGATCGGCTCGTGGCAGCCCTAGAGGCGCAGCCCGACGCAGTACTGGCCTACTGCGGCTCGCTGCAGGTCGACGAACACGGCGAGAGGCTTCCCCGCGACTACGACCGATGGCAGGAGGATCAGCAGCTCTATACCTACAGCTCCTACTACTACCTGCGTCATAGGCTCTCCCGAGAGAACAGTATCTACAATGCCAGCATGGTCGTCTTCCGTCGCGAGGCCTGGCTGCGGCTCGAGGGCAAGGCTTATCTCGGGATGCGCTCCTGCGGGGACTGGCTCTTCTGGATCAAGCTGGTGGAGCAGGGAGCCGTGCTGGAGCTCAGGAGCAAGCTCAACCGCTTCCGCCAGCACACCCAGCGCGTCACGGTGCGCTCCGATCAGTCGGGGGCGCGCCTCTCGGAGCACGTCGCCATCACCCGCTACCTCAACGCCCACGGCTACCCCAGCCGCTGGGAGCAGCGCCTACGCCGTGGCCACCTCTACAAGCAGACTCTGCGCCTCAATAGGGACAAGGCGAGCCGCACCCACGCCCTCCAGGAGCTACATCGAGCTATCGGAGCGACGCGCGCGGACTATATCCTAGAGCGTATATATAAGGTAGTGCGGGAGCTCTCGAGGAAGAAGGGCTAA
- a CDS encoding glycosyltransferase, which produces MPQPLVSVIVPNYNYARYLEERIESILGQSFQDFELILLDDCSTDESRSILERYATHPKVSHYVPNEHNSGSPFAQWERGLELAQGKYVWIAESDDSCTPELLGQLVSILESEPQAVMAHVGSVQIDEEGKPLERDFDGWEPDGSLHRDSPEQYLYKAMRHRDTLYNASKVLFRRTAAECIDTTYARMRYCGDGIFWLELSRWGDVLELRLKLNRFRQHTQRVTMRSDRSGERLREQIDIARYIEERYPLGWMERHRRRGQLYKECSRLRRREPELGTRCLGYLHQQLGATRRDFLLERLTKVLGQLTGRRY; this is translated from the coding sequence ATGCCCCAGCCCCTTGTCTCGGTCATCGTGCCGAACTACAACTACGCGCGCTACCTCGAGGAGCGCATCGAGAGCATCCTCGGGCAGAGCTTCCAGGACTTCGAGCTCATCCTGCTTGACGACTGCTCTACCGACGAGAGCCGCAGCATCCTCGAGCGCTACGCCACCCATCCCAAGGTCAGCCACTACGTCCCCAATGAGCACAACAGCGGTAGCCCCTTCGCCCAGTGGGAGCGGGGTCTCGAGCTGGCGCAGGGCAAGTACGTATGGATCGCGGAGAGCGATGACAGCTGCACGCCCGAGCTCCTGGGGCAGCTCGTCAGCATCCTCGAGTCCGAGCCCCAGGCCGTGATGGCGCACGTGGGCTCCGTGCAAATAGACGAGGAGGGCAAGCCACTGGAGCGTGACTTCGACGGCTGGGAGCCAGACGGCAGCCTGCATCGCGACAGCCCCGAGCAGTACCTCTACAAGGCGATGCGCCACCGCGACACCCTCTACAACGCCAGCAAGGTGCTCTTCCGCCGCACGGCCGCGGAGTGCATCGACACGACCTACGCCCGTATGCGCTACTGCGGGGACGGCATCTTCTGGCTGGAGCTCTCACGCTGGGGGGACGTCCTCGAGCTGCGGCTCAAGCTCAACCGCTTCCGCCAGCACACCCAGCGCGTGACCATGCGCTCCGACCGCTCGGGGGAGCGCCTCAGGGAGCAGATCGACATCGCCCGCTACATCGAGGAGCGCTATCCACTCGGCTGGATGGAGCGCCACCGCCGTCGGGGACAGCTCTACAAGGAGTGCAGCCGCCTCAGACGCAGGGAGCCTGAGCTCGGTACCCGCTGCCTCGGCTACCTCCACCAGCAGCTCGGTGCCACCCGCAGGGACTTCCTCCTCGAGCGCCTCACCAAGGTCCTCGGCCAGCTCACAGGGCGCCGCTACTAG